The following coding sequences lie in one Sesamum indicum cultivar Zhongzhi No. 13 linkage group LG9, S_indicum_v1.0, whole genome shotgun sequence genomic window:
- the LOC105170121 gene encoding probable glucan endo-1,3-beta-glucosidase A6 has protein sequence MGVFASFLVLSLLSFSASFSCGEMQPKIGVCYGELGNNLPTPSASIQLIQKLNGKRIKIYGTNPKILKSIQGTDLQISIMVPNNLIPDISTNQTLADQWVQTNVVPFYPESKIRYLLVGNEILSNPPNTTWFKLVPAMRKIRSSVKKYGLHKIKVGTPLAMDALESSFPPSNGTFRSDVREKVIRPMLHFLNRTKSFFFVDVYTYFAWVSQPLQINLDYALLQPTNITYTDPVSGLTYTNLLDQMLDALVFAMKRLGYPDIRLFLAETGWPSGGDPDQLGANIYNAATYNRNVVKKFMAKPPIGTPARPGAVIPTMIFALYNENQKPGPGTERNFGLLYPNGSHVYPIDLSGKTQVSDYPPLAKPANNGKLWCVVAEGANKTALTGALSYACSQGNRTCDPIQPGGKCYKPNSLIKHASYAFSSYWAQMRAAGATCSFSGLAVMISKDPSYGACKYPSVNL, from the exons ATGGGTGTCTTTGCTTCTTTCCTTGTGCtgtctcttctctctttctcggCTTCTTTCTCAT GTGGAGAAATGCAACCCAAGATCGGAGTCTGCTACGGCGAGCTGGGCAACAATCTCCCCACCCCATCAGCATCCATTCAACTCATCCAAAAACTCAACGGCAAACGGATCAAAATCTACGGGACCAACCCCAAAATCCTCAAATCAATACAAGGCACCGACCTCCAAATATCAATCATGGTCCCGAACAACCTCATTCCCGACATCTCCACCAACCAAACACTCGCCGACCAATGGGTCCAAACCAATGTTGTCCCCTTCTACCCGGAGTCCAAGATCCGTTACCTCCTCGTCGGCAACGAAATCCTCAGCAACCCACCCAACACAACCTGGTTCAAACTCGTACCCGCCATGCGCAAAATCCGAAGCTCTGTCAAAAAATACGGTCTCCACAAGATCAAGGTCGGAACCCCGTTGGCGATGGACGCTTTGGAGTCTTCTTTCCCACCGTCTAATGGAACTTTCCGGTCCGACGTTCGGGAAAAAGTCATTAGACCGATGCTCCATTTCTTGAACCGGACCAAATCCTTCTTCTTCGTCGATGTCTACACTTACTTCGCTTGGGTTTCTCAACCTCTCCAAATCAACCTCGACTATGCTCTGCTTCAGCCCACGAACATAACCTATACGGATCCCGTTTCGGGTCTGACCTACACCAATCTGTTGGACCAAATGCTGGATGCTCTTGTTTTCGCCATGAAGCGACTCGGGTACCCGGACATTCGCCTCTTCCTCGCCGAAACGGGTTGGCCCAGCGGCGGAGACCCGGACCAGCTCGGAGCTAATATTTACAACGCCGCCACTTACAACCGCAATGTGGTCAAGAAGTTCATGGCGAAGCCACCAATCGGGACACCAGCCAGACCCGGGGCAGTCATCCCGACCATGATCTTCGCACTGTACAACGAAAACCAGAAGCCAGGTCCGGGTACTGAACGAAACTTCGGGCTGCTGTACCCTAACGGGTCGCACGTGTACCCGATTGATCTATCGGGCAAGACCCAGGTTTCAGATTACCCGCCTCTGGCGAAGCCTGCGAATAACGGGAAGTTATGGTGCGTGGTGGCGGAGGGTGCAAACAAGACGGCGTTGACGGGGGCATTGTCGTACGCGTGCAGTCAGGGTAATCGGACCTGCGACCCGATCCAACCAGGAGGGAAGTGTTACAAGCCCAATTCGTTGATCAAGCATGCTAGTTATGCTTTTAGTTCATATTGGGCCCAGATGAGGGCAGCCGGGGCGACTTGTTCCTTCAGCGGGTTAGCGGTTATGATCTCCAAAGATCCGA GTTATGGGGCATGCAAATATCCGAGTGTTAACCTCTGA